The genome window atgacccttccaactccatgatcctAGGGTTCTATGAGGCCACACAGGTGGAAGGGCGCAGAACCCCCTCCGCCATGCATGCTCCCGGTGACCTCTCCTGGGAAGAGCGCTGGTCATCGCTACCCATGAAGATCTCAGACCCTCCTGCTGTCCAGATATCAGGTCGGGAGCTGGGCTGAGAGAAGGTCAGCCCGTAAGCCCACCGGACGAAGGACAAGCCTGGCCCATTCCTGGGCTCTCCCTCTGCAAGGTGTCGCAAGGGCGATTTCAGCAGTTCCTCTTCCCATCTCCAACCGATGTCCCGATTTTCAGTTGGTACCCACCATGGGCACTTcctgcaggtgggggggggaggagagaaagccaCCAGGGCATCCACAGCTCAGGGGACGTTAGCCCACCAGAGAGGAAGTCCCAGACGAGGAGCCCTATAAGTAGAGCCGTCGCCCCACTGCCTGGACAGCCGACCTCTGCCAAAGtctctggaaaagagagagagagaaagagaaggatgcAGAGCTACTGGGCCCTCCTCGTGCTCTTCGCTGGGGCGGTGGTGGCGGCTCCCACCCCGCAGGCCCCGGCCAGCTACGAGCAGGTGGTGGCGGCCGCCGTGGACACCTACAACCAGCAGCAGAAGCCAGAGTACGCTTTCCGCCTGCTGGAAGCCGAGCCCCAGACGGATTGGGTGAGTGGCTGCCTGTCCTTGTCTGAACttggggtttctttctttctttctttctttctttctttctttctttctttctttctttctttctttctttctttctttctttctttctttctttcaatttctttcttaatttcagtttttctctctcaatttctttcattctctctttctctctctttcaatttctttcttcctttcaatttctttctttctctccctttcaatttctttctttctctctctctttcaatttctttctttctttttttcggTATCCTAGTAAAAAAAGAGCAGGCACCAAGCtgtttgaaaaaaggaaaaaaaaacagacatgaTTTACTCTGCCCAGAGGGGATCATACTTTTCTTCTTGGttcaaattccttccttccttccttccttccttccttccttccttccttccttccttccttccttccttccttccttccttccttctctttctctttctctttctctttctctttccagaaCAGTCAGAACACTGACTTTTGATTCAAAGCCACCCCTGTCCAGACCTGCGCTCTGGGGCTGGTCCGCTGAGAAGCAGCAGAACTGGGAAATGATGGCGCGGTTTGGcccccagaattcctcagccaagGTGGGAATTCTGGAAGATGTTGGGCAGGGGGCTAAAAATAAAACTTTCGAGCACTCATTcatcttcccttttctttaattcctccacagCAAACATCTGGGGAGACCACACAGCCGCTGAAATTCTCGATCAAAGAGACGGTGTGCCGTTCCTCGGAGACCCCTAACGTCTCCCAGTGTGACTACAAAGATGACGGGGTAAGAGTTTCTACCCTGCAGGAGTCGATAAGGCtgccaactttttttcttttgctgctcctGTGCATGATCCAGAGCTTAGAATCATTCCTGTTTCAGACAACCCCTCCCAGCGTCCCCCATCTGGATGGTGTTCCTCCAGACTGGCCCTATGACCCTTCCCGGCTCTTCACTCTTTGATGAAAGAAGGTGTGGGCCAAGTGTCACCGCTAAAGGGCTTATTTCTCTTGTGCCTGCAACTCTCCTGCACCCAGAGAGGAGGGGCATTtcgtggccttccagatgtgctcGGACAGCAGCTCCTAGCCTCCCTAGCCAAGTGAAGGATGATGTGAGTTGCAGACCAgccatatctggagggccacaaaggGCCCACCTCTGGATGATGGAGATCCTCAGACCAGCTGGGTTATTTTTTGTGGGGAAGGAATGGGTTTTCTCAGGGGCAGAGTATTTGCTGCAAGCTATCCCTGTTTTAAGGCAGAGGCTGAAATCCGGTGGGGTGTAGAAGTCAAAGGGCACAACGTCCACTCACTTCTAACTGGCCATTAATGAGTCACCGGCTCAGGGATCCCAGTGgagactcattaattgccagcaaAAAGCGAGCGAAGGGGATACCATTTGCCTTCTCCGCacataaaaaaagcaagagaagatcTGACAGTGGCTGGAGTGGGAACTAAAACCCATGAACGGTACACAAAACCTGCTCCTCGGGTCTTGACAACGGATCGATTGAACAGCCTGCAACACAGTCCAAAGGGGAGCacgatgggagctgtagtccagcccTATCAGGAGGGCGGTTTATTAAAGtggctcttcttcctctcttggGGCAGGTCGACCGGGACTGCTCGGGATTCTATTCCACTCAGCAGAAACCGCCGACCATCATTATCCAATGTGAGGATGTGGACCAAGAGGTATTtcgctctctttctctgtcttcttttggGTCATTTCGTTccacctcttctttcttcactccTGCCGGAAGCACCACCGGGTGATTTATAAATATAGCAAAGGTTTTTCTCTCCAGGACGGGCAATCACAAGGGCCTTCGGGCCAGCCAGCCTCCGGCCGTCCGTGTTCACAGAGAGACCCGTGGGGAAGGAtgaggaaagggagaaggggagggttaggtttctggttgcagggccagaggttcggagtttgaatcctccactgggcctcctggacaggggctggacatggTGACCCctggggtccctttcagctctgcacatctaagatgatgatgatggcggcGGTGGCGAGAGTTTCCCCATGGGCTCTGGTATCTCTTTGTTCCCTTTGCAAGGCACGATTTATTGGGCCTCCCTTTGTCCGAGCGGTAGAGGTCAGTGCTAGGGCACGGTCCATTTCTTCTCCTTGGTCTGAGCAGCCCTCGGTAGTATTTCCGGATGTCAAGGGACCACGGAGTCTGCCCCTCCGTCATCCGCAGTACACGAGGCAAGCTCTTCCCACCTTCTACTCGTAAGCAAAGAAGGAGGCGGATCCGAGTTTG of Pogona vitticeps strain Pit_001003342236 chromosome 6, PviZW2.1, whole genome shotgun sequence contains these proteins:
- the LOC110082605 gene encoding cathelicidin-2 → MQSYWALLVLFAGAVVAAPTPQAPASYEQVVAAAVDTYNQQQKPEYAFRLLEAEPQTDWQTSGETTQPLKFSIKETVCRSSETPNVSQCDYKDDGVDRDCSGFYSTQQKPPTIIIQCEDVDQELQRITRGRWSRWRNKAKRFIKKHGVSIALAALRFG